A window of bacterium genomic DNA:
TCGAGGTGTCCGGCGATGAAATGGATCACGCGGAAGAACGCGAACGTGGACCGGATCGCCTGCCCCTGGCTGATCCGGAAGTTTGTCGACAAGGATCCCGTGTTCATCTACGTGCCCGCGGACGAAGTGCTGGCCGCGGCCGAGCGGGAAAAGGCGATCCCCTACGACGTCACGGGCGTCGAACTCGGCCACGTAGACGGCCGGTGCAGTTTCGAGTCGATCATGGCCAAGTACAATCTGACCGACCCGGCCCTCCGGAAGTTGGCCAAAATCGTCCACGGCGCCGACGTCGCCGCGGACATCAACATCATCCCAGAGGCGTCCGGCCTCAAAGCCATCGCGCACGGCTTTGCGCTGGTGCACGGCGACAACGACCACGAGAAGATCCGGCTGGAGACCCCGGTGTACGACGCGCTGTACGCGTGGTGCCGGCAGGAAGTCTCGGGGGGGCGGTAGACGCGGTGAGCTTGACGTGCACCGCCTCGATCGTCCTCCCACCTCACGCCCGGGACGGCGGGTTCGACCACGGCGACGTCGAT
This region includes:
- a CDS encoding chromate resistance protein ChrB domain-containing protein; amino-acid sequence: SRCPAMKWITRKNANVDRIACPWLIRKFVDKDPVFIYVPADEVLAAAEREKAIPYDVTGVELGHVDGRCSFESIMAKYNLTDPALRKLAKIVHGADVAADINIIPEASGLKAIAHGFALVHGDNDHEKIRLETPVYDALYAWCRQEVSGGR